The Mangrovimonas cancribranchiae nucleotide sequence ATTAGCTTCTTGCGTTTAAAATGCATTTCATCGATGTTTTTTGATTTCATTTTCAGATTATCAAGAATTTCTACGTTATAACTATTTTTTTTAGCGGTTACATCTTTCCCCTGTTTCTTTGTTTCAGAAATTAGAATTAAAAGCTAAATAAAATGAAATTGTTAGTTGCTATATTAGGATTTATGTTTATCTCTACAACTGTTTTAGGTCAAGAACATATGCTTACTAAAACGGCTGCACAGCAAACGCCTAACAATATTGTTACTACAGTAAAAACTAAAGCTTCTAAAAAAGTAAGTAGTAATAAAACAACACGCATTCTTTTAGAATCTAATTTTGACAAAGCAGCACTTTTATTTAGAGGAAAAAAATCTAAGAGAGTTAAACTTTGCTAGTCAATTAAAACCATTTAATGGTCCAATCCACTAATTTTTGCTTCAGTTTTGTGTAGGGCGGAAATAAAAACTCTGTAGCGCCTTTTGTATGTTGCTTTAACACAGCTCTTCTATTAGAGAATGCTTCAAAGCCATAAAACCCATGACTTTTTCCAATACCACTATTATTACTACCGCCAAAAGGCAAATGGTGATTACTGTATTGTAACACATTATTATTTATAGCTGTTGTTCCTGCTCTAGTGTTTTTTATAACATAATTAATATGAGATTTACTCTTGCTATAAATATACAATGCTAATGGTTTTTCTTTTGAATTGATATAGGCAATAGCCGCTTCTAAATTACCATAAGTTTTAATAGGTAAGATTGGCCCAAAAATTTCCTCTTGCAATAAACTAGCCTCTTCTGGAAGATTAGAAATTACAGTCGGTTCAATAAAGTTTTCTGTTTTGTTTGATACGCCTCCAATTTCTATACTTGCATTACATTGCCTAGCATTCTCAATATGATTTACCAATCTATCAAAGTGTTTATCATTCACTACACGACTATAATCACTTGATTGCTCTATTTCTTCAGTATAAAACTCGTTTAGATGCTTCTTAAAGGCTGAAATGAAGTCGGATTTAACGGTTTCATCTATCAAAATATAATCCGGCGAGACACAAATTTGTCCGTTGTTTAAAAATTTACCCCAAGCAATTTTACGTGCAGCCTGATTAATATTAGCTGTTTTATCTACAATGGTTGGCGATTTTCCACCAAGCTCTAAAGTTACCGATGATAAATGTGTTGCAGCAGCTTTCATCACTATTTTACCCACCGCTGGCGAACCTGTAAAAAATATATGATTAAACGGCAATTGCAATAATGCTTTGGAAGTTTCTACAGCTCCTTCAACTAGCGCCACCTCATCTTCTGTAAAAATAGCTTTTACTATTTCTGCCATGACTTTAGAACTGTTAGGCGTCATTTCCGAGGGTTTTAAAATCACCGTATTTCCCGCAGCTATGGCACTCACCAAAGGCCCAAATGTAAGATTAAACGGAAAGTTCCATGGCGAAATAATCAAACAAACGCCTTTAGGCTCGTATGTCACCCAAGAAGAAGACCCCAACAATGCCATAGGCGTTTCTACTTTTTGGCGTTTCATCCAAGATTTTAAATTGGCTGACACATATTTTATTTCACTAACAACAGGATAAATTTCGGTAAGATCTACTTCTAACTCAGGCTTCTTAAAGTCGTTGTAAAGCGCCTCTCTTATCTTCTGTTTGTAAGTAACTTCAACAGCATATCGCAAAGATTTAAGCTTTTTTAAACGCTCTTTATACGTTGTATTACCAACCTTAAACTGATTGTTTTTCTGACGATTAAATAATTCTAAATACAGATTTTCCAAAACTAGAGTGAATTTACATCTGTGTAAAATACAAATTGCAAATCAAATTATTTATAATCTTTCATAGTTTTCGTAGTTTTACGTTTCTTTCAAAACACAATACATGTCAGAACAAAAACGTTTATTTCTAGTCGATGCTTACGCCTTAATTTTTCGTGGGTACTATGCTTTTATAAAAAACCCAAGAATTAACAGTAAAGGTGTCGATACATCGGCCATTATGGGCTTTATGAATTCGCTTTTAGATGTTATTAAACGTGAACGCCCCGATCATTTAGCCGTTTGTTTTGACAAAGGTGGCAGCGCCGATCGTGTAGAAATGTTTGAAGCTTATAAGGCAAACAGAGACGAAACACCAGAAGCCATAAAAGTTGCTGTGCCTTACATTCAGGATATTTTAAAAGCCATGCATATTCCTATTATGGTAAAAGAAGGATTTGAAGCTGACGATGTTATAGGAACCCTCTCTAAACAAGCCGAAAAACAAGGCTACCAAACCTTTATGGTAACACCAGATAAAGATTTTGCGCAGTTGGTTTCTGATAATATTTTTATGTACCGTCCAAAATCGTTTGGTGGCGGCTACGAAACTTGGGGCATTCCAGAAGTGCAGAAAAAATTTGAAGTAGAACGCCCAGAACAAGTTATTGATTTTTTAGGCATGATGGGCGATTCCAGCGACAATATTCCTGGGCTACCTGGCGTTGGCGAAAAAACAGCTAAAAAATTCTTAAAAGCTTATGGCAGCATGGAAGGCCTTTTCGAGAATATTCATGAGCTAAAAGGTAAAATGAAAGAAAAGGTTGAAGCCAACCAAGAATTAGGCTTGCTATCAAAAAAACTAGCTACCATTATGCTAGATGTTCCTGTGGAATTTGATGAAACTGATTTTGAAATGTCTGAACCCGATATTGAAGGCGTAACAAACATTTTTCAAGATTTAGAATTTAGACGACTTACCGAAAACTTTATAAAAACCTTTGCTCCAGGTCAAGAAACACCAGCTCCTTCAAAAGATAAAAAAACTGAAACAAAATCAAAACCTAAAACAAATACAACTGCAGGTGCTGGGCAATTCTCATTATTTGGTAATGATGGCGAAGCACCATCGGAAACTAAAACCGAATACACCAGAAAAGTTGCTAAAACCACTTCGCACTTTTACCAAAGTATCAACACGCCATTGGCAAAACGATTGTTTATAGAAAAACTCATGCAACAAAAATCGGTTTGTTTTGATACTGAAACTACAGGCTTAAATCCGTTACAAGCCGAATTAGTCGGTATTGCCTTTTCTTGGGAAGCAGGCAAAGGATTTTATTTACCGTTTCCTGAAGATAAAACCGAAGCACAAGATTTAATTGAAGAGCTTCGCCCATTTTTTGAAAACGATACTATCGAAAAAATAGGTCAGAACTTAAAGTACGACATCAAAGTTTTAGCCAAATACAACATCAACGTAAAAGGTAAATTGTTCGATACCATGTTGGCTCACTATCTTATCAATCCCGATATGCGCCATAATATGGATGTGCTTTCGGAAACCTACCTTAACTACACGCCTATTTCCATTGAAACGCTTATTGGTAAAAAAGGAAAAAACCAATTATCCATGCGCGATGTGACTTTAGATAAGCAAACCGAATATGCCGTAGAAGATGCCGATATTACACTTCAGTTAAAAGAACATTTTCAAAATGAATTAGGCCAAGCCAACACCCAAACCTTATTCGATGAAATTGAAGTTCCTTTACTACGGGTTTTAGCCGATATGGAATTGGAAGGCATTAATTTAGACACCACGTTTTTAAACACACTCTCCGAAACCTTAAATAAGGACATTAAAGATTTAGAAACAAAAATCTATAAAGACGCTGGCGAAGAGTTTAACATTGCGTCTCCAAAACAATTAGGAGAGATTTTATTTGGCAAACTTAAACTGGTTGATAAACCTAAAAAAACAAAATCTGGTCAATACTCTACCGCCGAAGATGTTTTAAGTTATTTAGCCAAGGATCATGCTATCATTCAACATGTTTTAGATTACCGCGGTCTTACCAAATTAAAAAGCACTTATGTTGATGCCTTGCCAGAGCAAGTTGACCCATCAACCAAACGTGTTCATACAGACTATATGCAAACTGTTGCAGCTACAGGGCGTTTAAGTAGTAATAACCCTAACTTACAAAACATTCCTATACGTACCGAACGCGGACGACAAGTTAGAAAAGCCTTTATTCCGCGTAGCAAAGACTATACATTACTCGCTGCCGATTACAGTCAAATCGAGCTCCGTATTATTGCTGCCTTAAGCGAAGAGGAAACCATGATTGAAGCCTTTAAAAACGGTGAGGATATTCACGCATCGACTGCAGCAAAAGTATTTAATGTTCCTATTTCCGAAGTAACTCGTGAACAACGTAGTAATGCTAAAACCGTCAACTTTGGAATTATCTATGGCGTATCGGCTTTTGGGCTTAGCAATCAAACTAGCTTAAACCGTACCGAAGCCAAAGAATTAATAGACACCTATTACGCGACCTATCCTAAATTAAAACGTTACATAGGAAAACAAGTAGATTTTGCTCGCGACCACGGTTATGTACAAACTGTTTTGGGAAGACGCCGTTATTTAAAAGATATTAACTCTAGAAATGCTGTTGTTCGTGGTGCCGCAGAACGTAATGCCGTTAATGCGCCTATTCAAGGCAGTGCTGCCGATATTATTAAATTGGCTATGATTTCCATTCATCAAAAACTAAAAACCAGTAATTACAAAACAAAAATGCTGTTACAAGTACATGATGAATTGGTATTTGATGTTTACAAACCCGAATTAGAAACCGTTTCAAAACTTATAAAAACCGAAATGGAGAATGCTTATAAACTTGTTGTTCCTTTAGATGTTGATTTAGACACAGGAAACAATTGGCTAGAAGCCCATTAACCCTATTCACACAATTTACAAATCTGTTAATAGGTATTTGTTTTCAAGTTTATTATAAGCTGGTGTATCCCATTTTTTAAGCACGTGAACATAATACCCGTATGGCTTGTGTTGAAAGAATGATTTTTCTTTATAATAGTATTTGCCATCAACTTCAGTAAATTTTTCACGGTTTTCAACAGTCATATTAGAAACATCTACTTCTACCTTAGGAAATTCAAACGAATCGATTTCCATAATTACACCTGTTGGGTAATAGTTAATATCATCAATAAATTCGGGCATATCAACTTGGCCAAACCTAAAATTAACAAACTTATTAATTAATGAGTTTGAGTTTTTTATGTGGCTTTTTAAACCGCCCTCAAAAAGCTTAACAAACATATTCTTCCCGAAGTCTTTAGCATCAAAATCAGCTTCGCCAAACACCCAAGATGCGATGGTGTTTTTATTAAGTAATTTATCGTTTTCATTATAGTTAATAGGTAATTCTGGAATAGGGTCTTCAGGATTTATAATTGAAAAGCTTGTTTGTGAGTCGCTAAATTGCTGGTTATAATCTGTTGCGAACTCTTTATTACCACACATAGGAGCAGCAAAAGCATAAGTTTTAAAATTATTTTTTTGGTTAAATGTGCCTTCAGGCAAATGTTCTAAATAAGCTCGCATTAATGTAGCTAAAGCACCACCTTGACTATGTCCAGTTATTATAATATCTGAAATGCCTTTTTCATTCAATGTCTTTACTTGCGCTATAATATCCTTAGAAAGCATAACAACCGTTAGTGCATAACCAGAATGTACTGCTGCACTATCGGCTTGCGTAAACGTATAATTATAACCTTTTTCTTTAATAGTCATTTCTCCTTTGGCAGGTATCATGGCAGCATAACAATTTTCTACCCAACTTACCATCTTATCTGTAGAGCCTCGAAAACTTATAACACCATATTTACCATTATCAAATACACGAAATTTATTATCCATAGACATAATTCCAGAATCATAATTAAGTGTAAAGGTTTTGGGCAGAATAGCGTCGTGCGAGTTAAATTGTTTATCAAAATTGAATGTATTACAAAGCGCTATACTGGCAATAACTTCATTCGTTTGAAAGCCCGTTTTACTCTGTGAGAAACAAAACGTCGTCGTTAACATGATAATAATGACTTGGATGTTTTTCATAATAACATATTTATTATTTAATCTGTATAGATTTTAAAATACAAAAACGATTCCAAAGTAGAAATTAGTCTAATTTAGATTATTTTTTTACTATAAAACCCTATACCACTTAAAAATAACGCAGAGTATTTGGTAATCAAATAGATTATCGTAAATTTGCAAACTCTTTTTTAAGAGAGGAATGTTTAATAATTAAATTTAAAAAGTGTGGACACATTAAGCTACAAAACCGTTTCGGCAAACAAAACCACTGTAAATAAAGAGTGGGTTTTAGTTGATGCTGAAGGGCAGACTTTAGGTCGCTTAGCTTCAAAAGTTGCAAAACTTTTAAGAGGTAAGCACAAACCTAACTTTACACCACACGTTGATTGTGGCGATAACGTAATTGTTATCAATGCTGAAAAAATCAACTTAACTGGAAACAAATGGGACGAGAAAACTTACATCCGTCACACAGGTTATCCAGGTGGGCAAAGAAGTTTAACTGCCAACGAACTATTCTCTAAAGATCCAGCGAGATTAGTCGAAAAATCAGTAAAAGGCATGTTACCTAAAAACAAATTAGGAGCAAACCTTTTTAGAAATTTAAACGTTTATGTAGGTGCTGAGCACGATCACGACGCTCAAAAGCCTAAAACAATTAACTTAAACGAATTTAACTAATGGAAGTAATTCACAAAATTGGTCGTAGAAAAACGGCTGTTGCTCGTGTATATGTTGCTCCTGGAAAAGGAAACATCACAGTAAACAAAAAAGAATTAAATACTTACTTCCCAACTGCAACATTACAGTACAAAGTAAATCAACCGTTAGCAATGACTGACAACCAAGATAACTTTGACGTATCTGTAAATGTAATTGGTGGTGGTATTACAGGTCAAGCTGAAGCTGTTCGTTTAGCTTTATCTCGCGCAATGTGCGAATTAAACGAAGAAAACAGAAGCATTTTAAAGCCTGAAGGTTTATTAACAAGAGACCCAAGAATGGTAGAGCGTAAGAAATTCGGTCAGAAGAAAGCGCGTAAGAAATTCCAGTTCTCTAAACGTTAATATTTTAAACAAAATTTTAATCCGTTATTGTTGTCCATGGCCTATTAGGCTAGGATTTAGTTTAGCATCTAAATGTTTAAGGCCGTTACAAACGCCACTTAAATATTGCTAATTCAACAGAACGTAAACTATTACAAAAATGGCAAAAGCAGAAGTAAAAGAGTTATTAGAAGCTGGTGTACACTTTGGTCACCTAACTCGAAAATGGGATCCAAACATGGCTCCTTATGTATATATGGAGCGTAATGGCATCCATATTATCAACCTCTACAAAACAGCAGCTAAGATAGAAGAAGCTAGCGCAGCATTAAGCAAAATCGCAGCTTCAGGACGCAAAATCTTATTCGTTGCTACAAAAAAACAAGCAAAAGATATTGTTGCCGATAAAGCAGGTAACATTAACATGCCTTACATCACAGAAAGATGGCCAGGTGGTATGTTAACAAACTTTGTAACCATTAGAAAAGCAGTTAAGAAAATGGCTGCCATCGATAGAATGAAAAAAGATGGCACCTTCAACTCTCTTTCTAAAAAGGAGCGTTTACAAGTAGATCGTCAACGTGCTAAATTAGAAAAGAACCTTGGTTCTATTAGCGACATGACGCGTTTACCAGGCGCACTGTTTGTAGTGGATATTAAACGTGAACACATTGCAATTAAAGAAGCACAAAAATTAAACATTCCAATTTTTGCTATGGTAGATACCAACTCTGACCCACGTCAAGTTGATTATGTTATCCCAGCAAATGACGATGCTTCTAAATCTATTGAGAAAATATTATCGCATGTAACCGATGCAGTTGCTAACGGTCTTCAAGAGCGTAAAGCTGAAAAAGAAGCCGCTAAAGCTGCTCCTAAAAAAGCCGCACCTAAGAAAAAAGCTGCTGCTGAAGAGGAAGAATAAACTAAACATAATATTTACTTAACACATTAAAAGTCGTTCAGTTTGTTTCTTAACAGAGTAAATTAAACGACTTTTTTTTAATATTTTTAAACACACATTATGACAAAAATAACAGCCGCAGAGGTTAATAAATTAAGAAAAGCTACCGGTGCTGGAATGATGGATTGTAAAAAAGCATTGGTTGAAGCAGAAGGCGATTTTGATACAGCTATTGAAATTCTACGTAAAAAAGGACAAAAAGTAGCTGCAAAAAGAGCCGATAGAGAATCTACAGAAGGAGCCGCAATTGCAAAAGTAAATGCAGACAATAATACTGGTGTAGCTATTGTTTTAGGTTGCGAAACTGACTTCGTTGGTAAAAACGAAAACTTTGTAGCATTAGCTAACAAATTAGCCGATTTAGCATTAACAGTATCTTCTAAAGAAGAATTATTAGCAGCCGATTTTGATGGCATGCCTGTTTCTGAAAAATTAGTTGAACAAACTGGTGTTATTGGAGAAAAGATTGACATTAACGCATTTGAGAAAATCGAAGCGCCATTCGTAGGATCTTACATCCACGCTGGAAACAAAATTGCAACTTTAGTTGGTTTATCTGCTAACGTAGAAGGCGCTGATGTTGCTGCTAAAGATGTTGCTATGCAAGCTGCAGCAATGAATCCAATTGCACTTAACGAAGAAGGTGTTGACGCTTCAGTTATCGAAAAAGAAATTGAAATTGCTAAAGATCAATTACGTGCTGAAGGTAAACCAGAAGAAATGTTAGATAATATTGCTAAAGGTAAAATTAAGCGTTTCTTTAAAGATAATACGTTAGTAAATCAAGCGTTTATTAAAGACAGCAAACAAAGTGTTGCGCAATATGTTAAAACTTACGGAGATGTTACCGTAACATCTTTTAAAAGAGTAGCTTTAGGATAAACTAAAGTTTAAACAATATATTTAAAAAAGCCTTGGTATGATACCAAGGCTTTTTTTATGACTTAAAAGCATGAAACACCATAAGGAAAACACAAAATTTTATGTAGTTTTGCTAAACTTTCTATCAGAGTCATGAAATATAACAGAATTTTATTAAAACTATCTGGCGAAGCCCTAATGGGAAACCGCCAATATGGTATAGATCCAGAACGCTTAGCCGAATATGCTAAAGACATAAAAACTATTACAGATAAAGGCGTAGAAGTTGCCATTGTTATTGGTGGCGGAAATATCTTTAGAGGGGTTGCTGGAGCTAGTAACGGCATGGATCGCGTACAAGGAGACCACATGGGCATGCTAGCCACAGTAATAAACGGCTTAGCCTTGCAAAGTGCTTTAGAAGATGCTGGGGTACCTACACGCTTACAATCTGCTGTTAAAATTAACGAAGTTGCAGAACCTTTTATTAGAAGAAAAGCTATGCGTCATCTAGAAAAAGGCCGTGTTGTTATTTTTGGTGGCGGCACAGGAAATCCTTATTTTACAACAGATTCTGCTGCGGTATTACGTGCCATAGAAATTGAAGCAGATGTAATTTTAAAAGGCACTCGTGTAGATGGTATTTATAATGCCGATCCAGAGAAAGACGAAAAAGCTGTAAAGTTTGATCATATCTCTTTTGATGACGTGTTAAGAAAAGGCTTAAAAGTTATGGACACAACTGCTTTTACACTTAGCCAAGAAAACCAATTACCTATAATTGTTTTTGATATGAATAAAAAAGGAAACTTACTAAAGGTGGTTTCTGGTGAAAAAATAGGAACAAAAGTTAACTTGTAATTAAAATTTAAAATATTTTTGGTTTACTTTTTGAGGTAACTTTTTTATTAAACTAAACTTTTTTTGATTATGAACGAAGATATTGATTTTATATTAAGCTCCACTAAGGACTCCATGGCTCACGCGCTACAACACCTTGAAAAGCAATTATTAAACATTCGTGCTGGAAAAGCTAGTCCTAGCATGTTAGGAAGTGTTATGGTAGATTATTATGGTTCTCAAACACCGCTAAACCAAGTAGCCAATGTTAACACGCCAGATGGTAGAACTATTTCGGTGCAACCATGGGAAAAGAACATGCTACAAGAAATAGAAAGAGGTATTATGCT carries:
- a CDS encoding aldehyde dehydrogenase family protein, with protein sequence MENLYLELFNRQKNNQFKVGNTTYKERLKKLKSLRYAVEVTYKQKIREALYNDFKKPELEVDLTEIYPVVSEIKYVSANLKSWMKRQKVETPMALLGSSSWVTYEPKGVCLIISPWNFPFNLTFGPLVSAIAAGNTVILKPSEMTPNSSKVMAEIVKAIFTEDEVALVEGAVETSKALLQLPFNHIFFTGSPAVGKIVMKAAATHLSSVTLELGGKSPTIVDKTANINQAARKIAWGKFLNNGQICVSPDYILIDETVKSDFISAFKKHLNEFYTEEIEQSSDYSRVVNDKHFDRLVNHIENARQCNASIEIGGVSNKTENFIEPTVISNLPEEASLLQEEIFGPILPIKTYGNLEAAIAYINSKEKPLALYIYSKSKSHINYVIKNTRAGTTAINNNVLQYSNHHLPFGGSNNSGIGKSHGFYGFEAFSNRRAVLKQHTKGATEFLFPPYTKLKQKLVDWTIKWF
- the polA gene encoding DNA polymerase I, which codes for MSEQKRLFLVDAYALIFRGYYAFIKNPRINSKGVDTSAIMGFMNSLLDVIKRERPDHLAVCFDKGGSADRVEMFEAYKANRDETPEAIKVAVPYIQDILKAMHIPIMVKEGFEADDVIGTLSKQAEKQGYQTFMVTPDKDFAQLVSDNIFMYRPKSFGGGYETWGIPEVQKKFEVERPEQVIDFLGMMGDSSDNIPGLPGVGEKTAKKFLKAYGSMEGLFENIHELKGKMKEKVEANQELGLLSKKLATIMLDVPVEFDETDFEMSEPDIEGVTNIFQDLEFRRLTENFIKTFAPGQETPAPSKDKKTETKSKPKTNTTAGAGQFSLFGNDGEAPSETKTEYTRKVAKTTSHFYQSINTPLAKRLFIEKLMQQKSVCFDTETTGLNPLQAELVGIAFSWEAGKGFYLPFPEDKTEAQDLIEELRPFFENDTIEKIGQNLKYDIKVLAKYNINVKGKLFDTMLAHYLINPDMRHNMDVLSETYLNYTPISIETLIGKKGKNQLSMRDVTLDKQTEYAVEDADITLQLKEHFQNELGQANTQTLFDEIEVPLLRVLADMELEGINLDTTFLNTLSETLNKDIKDLETKIYKDAGEEFNIASPKQLGEILFGKLKLVDKPKKTKSGQYSTAEDVLSYLAKDHAIIQHVLDYRGLTKLKSTYVDALPEQVDPSTKRVHTDYMQTVAATGRLSSNNPNLQNIPIRTERGRQVRKAFIPRSKDYTLLAADYSQIELRIIAALSEEETMIEAFKNGEDIHASTAAKVFNVPISEVTREQRSNAKTVNFGIIYGVSAFGLSNQTSLNRTEAKELIDTYYATYPKLKRYIGKQVDFARDHGYVQTVLGRRRYLKDINSRNAVVRGAAERNAVNAPIQGSAADIIKLAMISIHQKLKTSNYKTKMLLQVHDELVFDVYKPELETVSKLIKTEMENAYKLVVPLDVDLDTGNNWLEAH
- a CDS encoding lipase family protein, with translation MKNIQVIIIMLTTTFCFSQSKTGFQTNEVIASIALCNTFNFDKQFNSHDAILPKTFTLNYDSGIMSMDNKFRVFDNGKYGVISFRGSTDKMVSWVENCYAAMIPAKGEMTIKEKGYNYTFTQADSAAVHSGYALTVVMLSKDIIAQVKTLNEKGISDIIITGHSQGGALATLMRAYLEHLPEGTFNQKNNFKTYAFAAPMCGNKEFATDYNQQFSDSQTSFSIINPEDPIPELPINYNENDKLLNKNTIASWVFGEADFDAKDFGKNMFVKLFEGGLKSHIKNSNSLINKFVNFRFGQVDMPEFIDDINYYPTGVIMEIDSFEFPKVEVDVSNMTVENREKFTEVDGKYYYKEKSFFQHKPYGYYVHVLKKWDTPAYNKLENKYLLTDL
- the rplM gene encoding 50S ribosomal protein L13, whose product is MDTLSYKTVSANKTTVNKEWVLVDAEGQTLGRLASKVAKLLRGKHKPNFTPHVDCGDNVIVINAEKINLTGNKWDEKTYIRHTGYPGGQRSLTANELFSKDPARLVEKSVKGMLPKNKLGANLFRNLNVYVGAEHDHDAQKPKTINLNEFN
- the rpsI gene encoding 30S ribosomal protein S9; this encodes MEVIHKIGRRKTAVARVYVAPGKGNITVNKKELNTYFPTATLQYKVNQPLAMTDNQDNFDVSVNVIGGGITGQAEAVRLALSRAMCELNEENRSILKPEGLLTRDPRMVERKKFGQKKARKKFQFSKR
- the rpsB gene encoding 30S ribosomal protein S2 encodes the protein MAKAEVKELLEAGVHFGHLTRKWDPNMAPYVYMERNGIHIINLYKTAAKIEEASAALSKIAASGRKILFVATKKQAKDIVADKAGNINMPYITERWPGGMLTNFVTIRKAVKKMAAIDRMKKDGTFNSLSKKERLQVDRQRAKLEKNLGSISDMTRLPGALFVVDIKREHIAIKEAQKLNIPIFAMVDTNSDPRQVDYVIPANDDASKSIEKILSHVTDAVANGLQERKAEKEAAKAAPKKAAPKKKAAAEEEE
- the tsf gene encoding translation elongation factor Ts translates to MTKITAAEVNKLRKATGAGMMDCKKALVEAEGDFDTAIEILRKKGQKVAAKRADRESTEGAAIAKVNADNNTGVAIVLGCETDFVGKNENFVALANKLADLALTVSSKEELLAADFDGMPVSEKLVEQTGVIGEKIDINAFEKIEAPFVGSYIHAGNKIATLVGLSANVEGADVAAKDVAMQAAAMNPIALNEEGVDASVIEKEIEIAKDQLRAEGKPEEMLDNIAKGKIKRFFKDNTLVNQAFIKDSKQSVAQYVKTYGDVTVTSFKRVALG
- the pyrH gene encoding UMP kinase translates to MKYNRILLKLSGEALMGNRQYGIDPERLAEYAKDIKTITDKGVEVAIVIGGGNIFRGVAGASNGMDRVQGDHMGMLATVINGLALQSALEDAGVPTRLQSAVKINEVAEPFIRRKAMRHLEKGRVVIFGGGTGNPYFTTDSAAVLRAIEIEADVILKGTRVDGIYNADPEKDEKAVKFDHISFDDVLRKGLKVMDTTAFTLSQENQLPIIVFDMNKKGNLLKVVSGEKIGTKVNL